A window of Kocuria sp. TGY1127_2 genomic DNA:
CGACCGCGACGAACCCGCCGATCACTGACAGGATCACCGCCGGATAGGGGACACCTTTGTCGGTAATGGCCGCGAATCGGCGAGGAGCCGAACCACGCCGGGCCAACGAATAGAGCATGCGTGATCCGCCGTAGATATTCGCGTTGAGTGCCGAAAGCAACGCCAGCACAATGATCACTGTCATGATGTTTTCGGCTCCCGGCAAGCCCGCAACGTTGAGAACCGCAACGAAAGGACTGGCGGACAGGCTGTCATCGTCCCAGGGCATTACCAGAACCATCACTGCGACGGCCCCGACATAGAAAACCAGCACGCGAACCAGGATGGTCCGAATCGCGCGGGTGACATTCTTTGCGGGTTCGCTCGTCTCTGCGGCCGCAATGGTCGCCAGCTCCGTGCCGCCGAATGCGAAGATCACGACGAGCAGGGCCGCGGCCACTCCGGAAACTCCATGCGGCATGAAGCCGCCGTGATCGGTCAGATTGCTTGTGCCGGGGGAAGGAACCGGAAGAACGTTGATGAGCATCAGCACCCCCACCACCAAGAAGGCCACCACGGCAAGGACCTTCAGCAGCGCGAACCAGAATTCCGTTTCCCCTAGGGTTTCCACGTGCAGCAAGTTCACGACAGTGAAGACGCACATGAAGACCAAAGCGAGAACCCACTGCGGAAGCACGGGCCAGGCTTCGTTGACGATCTGAGCGGCCGCCGTCGACTCTGCGGCCACGACGATGACCATTTGAAACCACCACAACCATCCGAGCGCCCGGCCAGCGGTGGGACCTAACGCTTTGCCTGCATAGGTCGAGAAGGAACCGGAAGCAGGATCCGCCGCAGCCATCTCCCCCAACGCCCTCATCACCAGGACCAGGAGCAGACAGCCTACGAGATAGGAAATAATGACGGCCGGGCCTGCGGCTTTGATAGCGGAACCGGTGCCGACGAATAAACCGGTGCCGATTGCCGAGCCCAGGGCCATCATCACGAGGTGACGCGATTTGAGGCTGTTGTTCGGCTGATCGACCATCTGACTGGAGCTTGTGACCCCTTCGGGCGAGTGTGATCTATAACTCATGAAGCTCGACAATACCGGATCGTATCTGATTTAAGCGACCGATCGGTCAGTATTTTCTGAACGACTTTTCCGCCGCTCCTCGACCCGCTCGAATATCAGGTGATGGCACGGCCTTCTCTGTGTTGCTTCCTAGCTACACGTCCTAGACTCGAAAGCATGACGGATACCAGCAACGGAACTGCTCTCCCCCTCACTCGGAAGGCCGAACAGCCATCGGCCCAAGCTGGGGAGAACCTCCCCGGACCGTGGGATTCAGTGAGTTCACCGGCAGGAACGTTCCTCACCACCCGTGTGGGCGGCGTCGTGAAGGCATGGGGCATTCGATACGCTCGAGCCGAACGCTTCGGAGCGCCGATCCCCTACGTCTACAACGAGCCATTCACCGCAGATACGCCGTCCCCGGCGTGCCCTCAGAGATGTGAAGAAACCGATGTGGAAACGCAGAGGCTCGGTTTTGACGAGCACTGCCAACGACTGAGCATCACCAGGCCGGAAAATCGCCGCTCAGGATTGCCCGTCATGATCTGGATCCACGGCGGCTCGTATATCGGCGGCGCGGGGGATCTGCCCCATTACGACCCCACGGTCATGGTCCAGGAACAGGACCTCGTGGTCGTGAACGTAACCTACCGTTTGGGCCTCTTCGGATACCTCGGCGACGGCCGGACGCGCGAGGCCAACCCCGGCCTGTTGGACCAGGTCGAGGCCGTCAAATGGGTGCACAGAAACATCGAGGCATTCGGTGGAGACCCGGAGCGCATCACGATCGCGGGGCAGTCCGCCGGTGGCCACGCATGCTGGGACCTGTTGATGGTTCCCGAGATCCAGGGCATGATCAAGCGCGCGATCCCGCAGAGCGCGCCCCTAGGAATCGTGCACGGACGACGGCGCGCATGGAGCGCCATCACCCCCGGGCCGGAGAAAACCGGGCGCATGCGGCAGGCCACGACCACGGAATTGGCGGAGGCCGAATCGGTCATTAACCGGAAAGCCGCACTCCGCGGCCGTGCGTCCCTCATGCCCTTTTCGTCGCGGTACGGGCAACGCCCGCTGCCGCAAGAACGGGACCTCAAAGGCCGCTGGAAACAACTTGCGGGAAAGGTCGACGTCCTCATGGGCACAACGGCTCGCGAATCGGCTCTCTTCACCGGCAGGGTGCCACCCCTGAAATTCCTGATGGGGCTTCGCTGGGGCAGGAAAGGCCTCGTCGAACCCGTGGTCCGCGCGACCACGCAGCTGATTTACGCCGCTGACAATGCGATATGGACTCAACGCCTGGCCAACGCCGGGGGCCAGGCCGGACTCTACCGTTTCGTCTTCGGAAAGCCGGACGAAGCCCTCTCCTGTTGTCATGTCTCCGAGTTGCCACTGCTGTTCCCCGGCACGGCCTGGACGGAGAGCGAGGAGAATGCAGGCGCCGGAGTCACCGGCCCGACCATGATGGCAACCTACGATCCGGAAGCTTTCGACGAAGCCGGTCGCGCCCTTCGCGCAGTCTGGGCCGGATTCGTGCGAGACGGTTTCGCATCGAAGGATGTTCACGAAATCCCGGGGGTCCTGGAGCTGCTGCCGCCTCACAAACCACGCAAGAATCAGCAAAGGAGCTAATCATGCCCAAGACCAATCAGAATGGACAACCGATCCGGAGCGAACTTCCGGACACCATCAAGAAGTCGGATCAAAAAGCCCAGGATACATTTGCTGAGACTTACGATTCGGCGATGGACCAATACGGCGATGCCCGGCGCGCCGCCCAAACCGCTTATGCGCAGCTCAAGCACACGCACGAGAAGGTCGGCGACAAGTGGCAGGAGAAGAAGCAGTACGGCGACTCCGACGAACGCGCGGAGTCCTCGCGGCGCGGCATGGGCGAAACGGCCGGGGGTGTGGACGCCAACGCATCCAAGGAACACCTGTACAACAAGGCTCAGGAACTCGGCATCGACGGTCGTTCCAATATGAACAAAGACGAACTCGTCAAAGCGCTCGAGAAGGAGAGCCAGCGCAGAACCTCGGGGTCGTCGCAATAGAGGGTTCAGGCGGCGTCGTCACCGCCAGGATGACGCGGTTCGAGGCTTCCACGACCCGATAGAAGGCCGAACACGCAGAAAAACGGGGCCGACCTCAGCGAGGTCGGCCCCGTTTTCCGAGTGTTCTTCTCAGCGCACCGGATCAGACAGAAGATTCACGGATCATCAGTGAGCCCCTTCTTTATCGGCTCGAGGATCATCCACGATGTCGATCGGCATAGTTGAGAGGTCGTACTTGTCGTTCTCTTCGATGTTCTCGATGACCTCGGACACCTCGTACTCTT
This region includes:
- a CDS encoding amino acid permease is translated as MSYRSHSPEGVTSSSQMVDQPNNSLKSRHLVMMALGSAIGTGLFVGTGSAIKAAGPAVIISYLVGCLLLVLVMRALGEMAAADPASGSFSTYAGKALGPTAGRALGWLWWFQMVIVVAAESTAAAQIVNEAWPVLPQWVLALVFMCVFTVVNLLHVETLGETEFWFALLKVLAVVAFLVVGVLMLINVLPVPSPGTSNLTDHGGFMPHGVSGVAAALLVVIFAFGGTELATIAAAETSEPAKNVTRAIRTILVRVLVFYVGAVAVMVLVMPWDDDSLSASPFVAVLNVAGLPGAENIMTVIIVLALLSALNANIYGGSRMLYSLARRGSAPRRFAAITDKGVPYPAVILSVIGGFVAVVLNYLWPEVILNIMLNIIGSTILAVWTFALISQIILRKRADREGRKLPLRMWAFPWASYLALVLVAAIVVLGLTDQEVRIQLIATTILICVIAILTKVLVRNKDASEFNDLPPNTAAIQKVENRAGE
- a CDS encoding carboxylesterase family protein, which codes for MTDTSNGTALPLTRKAEQPSAQAGENLPGPWDSVSSPAGTFLTTRVGGVVKAWGIRYARAERFGAPIPYVYNEPFTADTPSPACPQRCEETDVETQRLGFDEHCQRLSITRPENRRSGLPVMIWIHGGSYIGGAGDLPHYDPTVMVQEQDLVVVNVTYRLGLFGYLGDGRTREANPGLLDQVEAVKWVHRNIEAFGGDPERITIAGQSAGGHACWDLLMVPEIQGMIKRAIPQSAPLGIVHGRRRAWSAITPGPEKTGRMRQATTTELAEAESVINRKAALRGRASLMPFSSRYGQRPLPQERDLKGRWKQLAGKVDVLMGTTARESALFTGRVPPLKFLMGLRWGRKGLVEPVVRATTQLIYAADNAIWTQRLANAGGQAGLYRFVFGKPDEALSCCHVSELPLLFPGTAWTESEENAGAGVTGPTMMATYDPEAFDEAGRALRAVWAGFVRDGFASKDVHEIPGVLELLPPHKPRKNQQRS
- a CDS encoding ChaB family protein, whose translation is MPKTNQNGQPIRSELPDTIKKSDQKAQDTFAETYDSAMDQYGDARRAAQTAYAQLKHTHEKVGDKWQEKKQYGDSDERAESSRRGMGETAGGVDANASKEHLYNKAQELGIDGRSNMNKDELVKALEKESQRRTSGSSQ